DNA sequence from the Spodoptera frugiperda isolate SF20-4 chromosome 15, AGI-APGP_CSIRO_Sfru_2.0, whole genome shotgun sequence genome:
TATTTCAaaattgtgtttcattgtataaATGGCCAAAATATCCtcttttctaataaataaaaaataatcacagaaCTATATTAAGGGCATAAGTCCCCAACTATTGgaccaaattgaataattctttattttgttgtgtattttattaatttgggaAATAGCATCCCAATAGCGCGAACTTGGGACGGGTAACTTCTATCACCATAACATTTGCTGTAGATTAAAGAAAGCAGATACATTGGAGGTACGAGAACCTTGCTATAGGGTCGCCAGTGATATCAATAAGAAGTTGGACGACATGATCAAAGCTCGTCCTTTGCCACGGAAGCTGAATCTGATAATGAAAGGTAATGCTTTTGTAATCCAGAATAATGTAGAAGgaacttttaattattagatTTCATAAGTTTATGagattactagcaaacccggcgaactccatttcgccaccaatgattttccctgttttcctgcttttctcttgaatttttccagaattttctttgctataaacctcacagagcccggACCTTTcgaacgaatgcaaaaccgtggaaatagGTTGTTGCGTTCTCTAGTTATAGCGTcgggaaggaaaacccgacttatttttaaattatagataaACTCACACAGTTACATTTTGTAGGAAGACTGAATCGAATGTATGTAACTATATTTAAAAGGTAAAATGTATACAAACTTATCTCTATTTACAGATCACAACAAAGATGCTTCCAACTTTTTATCTGCAATGGTTACGAAGCCCGGTGAGTACATTTGATGACCCTTCAACTTCAAAACTATCATTCTTCGGTCAGTCCATAAAGACAATTATAGGACACTATACTGAgaacgtatatttttataaatctcaAATTTCTAAAAACCTAAGCACTTTCCTACAATCAAACATTAACGTTATTTCCAGATGACGCAATCGAGGCATACGTCGCATTGTTAGATGAAATGGAAGCGGTAGGAGATTCCAATCTAGTAGAAGGAGCTAATCCTAAAACACATAAAGAGGCTGCCGACTAGTAAGTTCACTAAGTCATTTGACGAAATCTGTATTTGAAGATGATGATGGATGAATCATAAACATGATATTTTTCTATCTCCCTCAGTCTTCGGCAGCTGACGTCTACTACAGATAAGATTAATCGTCCCAACCCTTCTATGCAAACAGAAATTCAGAACAATCTCAAAAAACTACTGGACCATGTTCCACCTAGTGGTTATAGCCCAGTGGTTATGAACTGTAAGTTGGAAAGTTCAATCCGTAATCGTTCATTTGATAACTATTTGATAATATTGATTAGTTTGTCAATATGAATACATACAtccatacatatcgtcacgcctttaatccccgaaggggtaggcagagatgcacatcaAATGTAATGCAAATCAATATGAATAATCATTGAAAACTTGAAAATaggattatttatgtttaattttcgtGTTTTACTAGTCAATCTGactttataatgtaatattttcattCTAGGCGTTATTGCAGAAACAGCAGGTCTTTTGACTTCATACATAATGCTCCATGGTTAGTATTTAGTAGCCATCTGACTAAATCTTTTGTTTAAACTATTATATTGAggaaataattaaacttttcgTTTATGTAGGAGCAAAAACAGCAGCATTAAAAGATCTTGTGCTAGACATGAAACAGGCAGGCGATAGTGCACTGTTGAGACATGGACCTGTTCGCAAATCTTTCAAAGAGGGCGCTGAATTGTTAGTATACTATAACAAAACTGCAATGGTTTCATTTTAGAATTCAAACTAAACTCCGAAGTAAACTTACATTTCAGATTGCGAGGAAAGAAAATAGATGAACTGGTCGTTTCTAATCCAGACCCTGTGGTCGcaagaaaaattcaaataaaactagGCAATTTGATGGAAATCGGTTGTGGATGTATTGTGGATGATATGAAAGGTAAAATTctgaaaatgattaaaataattataaatttatattttagcaaCACATTACaattgtacattttaattatgattttaattgctTTACAGATGTCATCGAAGAGGCAACGATGTACCTGGCTGTACATCTCCTCGAACCTCGTAAGATAATATGAACCATAGTAAACTTAGTAATAACGTTATTACAATACTTAAGTATGATATTTTGTGTTCTGTTTATAGAGGTGATCCAGGTGTGCAAGTGTTACAAGAACGTGTTCGTGCAGTGCGAGCTGGGGTGTGAAGAGATACTGCGGCGCGTGGGGCGGCCGGGCTGCACCTGCCCGCGACACGTGTCGGTGCAGGCGTTGCAGGACCTCGTACCCGGGGAGATCCTGCTCGCTACATCAGACGGCTCCCGCATCTTCGCACCTGGCGTGGATATAACCATCCACCCTTGCCCAAGAATGGCTAAACACAAACGAGATGACAGCCCCGCGGCCCCCAGACCATGTCCGACTGTTTCCCCTTCTTCTGGCTGCCAGAGCCGAACTCCAACTACTTCCTACGCCATGTATTCCACTTCACAGAAACGATTTGGTTATGATTCCCTGCAGGCATCAGCGGGCTCTAGTAATTCACTACCTCTAACACAAATGTCCTTCAGTCCGTTGCAACTTTCGGGAAGATCCTCTCCGGTAAAGTCTCTCTTGCAAGATATTCACTCCAGCAATGTAAACTTCTATCAACAACAACAAGAACAAATGCAGACGTACGAAGCTGAAAGTCAGAACCGACTACGCAGCGACCCGTCAGTTTCATACTTCTCTTCAGCTAGCAACTACAATTTCGGAGAATCACCCAGATCAGAATCGCCAGTGGACACTTGTCTCTCTCCGGAGTATCCTTCCCCGATGATTAGCAACTTTCATATATCCGACACGTCTAAAATTACACAAGCTAAGAGTACATACAGCTCAAGTGAGTAAcataattcattcattttaattacagttttaattaactatgtatcctactaatattataaatgccaaagtttgtatgtttacgtcaaaacggctgaagggatcgagatgaaatttggaacaggggtagattatggtctggagtaACAGACcagacattaattatttaatctataCTCGATAGGAACTCCAATAATATCGACTGATCAGATGGCTGACTGGCATGCCATGATGGTCAGTCTGATGTGGAACATGCAAGCATGGCGGGATTGGATACAGGAGATATTTGAACATGCCTTATCTTACCACAATACTCCGAGCACACGAGGTACTGTAACGCCTTGactttattactttactttgaGTAAACTGATACTCAGGCTGTTGATGGTTTTTTTTCGTACCAGATACTTGGTCATCATTTCAAAGAAGGATCACGACTGAAGCTCTCCAATGGCGTCAGTATAGTATGTTCTGTCACCAACTTACGACGCGTCTTCACATACGGTACAAGGATAGAGAAGTAAGATATAGTAAACTTATGTCTtcttagaaaaaaacataagtacctactgaCAAAGTTGGCTCCTCCATTTTGTGCGACCTCAATCCacttaccggaggcccaataaccccacCTTtcgcaatcttcccaatccccgattccctaacagcccttaaactcctaacccctaaaacggcaacgcacttgtaacgctccTAGCTTactaggtgatccgtctgtacgtttaccagcttaaactataaaaaatgttCTCGACAGAGAAAAATGCTGTAGGTACAGAAATATTAaggaaaccaaaaaaaaatattaaccttAACTCCTTTATGTACCTTTGTTTTAGTTTGTGTCTCCAACGCGCACCACAGTCCAAACAAAAACTTATATAGCTTGTCAAGAGGAAATGTTAAAAATTATCGAAATGTTCAACAAATGGACAAAATGGCTGACTTTGGTTGTGAGTATTTCTATTATACCTGTAGAGGTAAGAGACACAATCCTTTACTacagaattattaaaatattctcgtAAATCAGGTAAAAGAAACCAATACATTGCAAGAAATGTCTGGAGCAGATGTCCCTTTACACCAAACGtaagtgctttatattttaactgCAAGACAAGTTAATGGGTAGGTACGTATTTAAACTAGGTACTATAACAATGTTTTGTCTGTAAAATAGACGCTGGACGCACTTGAAGATAAAGCTAGAAGGTTATGCTAAAGATTGGTCTAAATACAATATGTTTCTGAAGGGATCTTGGGAGAAAAAGTACAGCTCTGTCATTGAAGGTATGTTTGCAGCTCTGTTATTGTAGGAAGGAATGGTTAATCTATACCTACAGTTGTTATACAAACCATCAGAAAGTGTGTCTAcattatttttacccgactgcgccagaaggagggctatggtttttttttttcgagagtatgtatgtttgtataactgtttggcacgctctacagcccaAACTAAAACCCCGACGGCGTTTcttctatttataatatgaaaatgaaaaaagcctaaaataagaaagtcatcgtaaaattgaagcagtcgggttTAGGGTCGGTGCGGGAATtgcgccgtgcgggaattgctccgtgcgggaattgcaccgtgcgggaattttatccgtgcgggaattgctccgtgcgggaattgttccgtgcgggaattgttccgtgcgggaattgacgggaattgttccgtgcgggaactTTTTCGTGCGGGAAtggttccgtgcgggaattgatccgtgcgggaattgctccgtgcgggaattgttccgtgcgggaattgctccgtgcgggaattttTCCGTGCGGGAACTttttcgtgcgggaattgcgccgtgcgggaattgttccgtgcgggaattgttccgtgcgggaattgttccgtgcgggaattgttccgtgcgggaattgctccgtacgggaatcgaaaccgctagttttttttttcattcatgtgtacatttagatGATACAGAGATTACTgtattctagaaagccagccgtatgtgcccttaCTAAGTCTTcctatttagaatgggtcccgactgcttcaatctatgatgactttcttgttttagggttttttcatttccatattataaagaaacgcagtcgggctttttagttttttaaattattaagaaaatgaATACAAAAGCAATACACCTTAACAACTTGAGGACGGAACCCAAAGATATCCTAATTGAATTTTGTTCAATAGACTACTTGCCAGAATGGAAGAAATCAGAAGCAGTGTGGGTGGTGAGCGCTTGTGGTGCAGTACCCAGTGGTGCAGTCGCTGCGGGCGTGTTTGACGGAGAAGTCACCTGGGTCGCCAGGACCACGCACAAGTACCTAACATCTACTCCCTACTTATCTAGAAGATACTAATTTTACTCCAATTTTGTTATAGAGTCCTAATTAATAGGTTAAACCAAAATAAAGACTCAATTACGTTTTCAATCACTCATCCAATGTTATAGCTTGAACTAAAAACTTGCATTATAAAGGTTTGCTGATGTCCACAGGTGTAAGGTGCTTCCAGCAGCTCTGTATCCTTCAAAACATTGCTGCTTGGTATATGCTGATGGCATAGTACACAAGTACACAAAATATCAGGTGAGTTAAACAAACACTTACTATGTATAACAAAACATGATTGCGAATGTCTTTATATCGTGGTGGATTGTCATTGATGTATGCGACCAACATTGTGTCCCCCATCACTTGTCTGTcgcaatataattaaattttttttctcAGGTAATGTGCAACGCGGAAGTGCGTTGGGTGGCATGGCGCGGTGGTTCAGTGGGTGCACGGGCAGTTGAAGTGGCACCAGGAGTGTATGTAGGGAGAGTGCAACACCGTGGTAACCACCTCTTGGGGGCCGTGCATGCTCCACACTATCGCTGCCACGTCGTCTTCTTCGGGAGGCCCTTCGCCTTTAACAACTACGAACTCCTCATGCTAGTAGGACGAAGCGTAGAAGAAACACTCCCATGAAGTAGTAGACCAAGTACAGCAAGTAAGTGACAGGTTACGGACTTTAGAATTAGAATACGGAAAAGATTCCGTTctttttttatcacatttttatgaaatttctttgtaaataatagACAAAACTGTCGCCGATTGCTGTGCGAAGGTTAAAGGTTTTCAAGGATATGAAGTGACGTTATAATTCTTGGGATCAATGTTCTGTCTAATCGAAAAGTAGTGGTCTTCCAGTATATGGAAGTGACACTGGTTAGACTAGATTGATCTCAGCAAATCGTGACAGTAGGTGCTattgttatgtgttttattttggtcATCGATGTGCTAGCGAGAATGTTTTGTATCATGTTgtttttatacacattttattaaatgaaattatattgtttcattatagGTATGTCTATATTATTGCATTGCACCTTAATTCACATATTTACACAATACATTACAATGGTTTAGCTCTCAACACTAGTTTCTTGACTATCTTCGGCTACTTCGACTTTTTCTATTGTTCCTTTAGATCCGGACAGTCTCACTAAGTCTCCAGTTTTGAACATATCTGTAGCATAGGCTGCACCCACGATGCATGGCAAACCATACTCTCGAGCGATAACAGCACCTACGAAACAAAATCGAATTAAAGTCAACTTGAATTTATTAAGCTAAGAGTTACAATCTACCAAAAATCGCTAGCAATGGCAAAAAAATAGACTGTAGCAATGGCGAAATCTCGTATAGAAAGCCAAGATCCACATTGGATGTAATATAGAATTTCCATGGTGGAGTTGGTTATACAACAGTTTTGTACAAATACATCTTTCAATCAAggatatctaaaaaaaaaaagattgtttAATGGTATTGGTACAAACCATGTGATATAAGTCCACCAAGTTCTGTGACGATGCCAGTCAGGAGTGGGAAGTAAGGCGACCAGCCGATGTCAGTCGCGTGCGTTATTAACACATCACCACGGCGTAGTTGATCAATCTGGTGATAGAACATTTAAATCACAATCATATTCTAAATACACTTACTGACTCTAAAACCGCAGTTAGATATCAGGTAGacataaaacttatttattagttatgttGTATATGTTTTGATTCAGAAGAGAAAAAGAGTAATCCTAAAAGAGTTTTTCTGTTGCTACGGATATTGTAGAGGTATAAAGCATCGGCAAGGAAGCTAATCATCGCCTTGCATGTAATTATCCTTCATGGCCAATCAAAAGAAGTTTCTTGACAGTTATGAAACAGGCAAAATTgcattacctacctacttcgGGTATCGGTAGTTACATTACCTCTGCAAGATCCTTGATGACACAAGCCCTGGCCACCACTTCACCTCCACAGACTGACGTTGCCTTTATTTTGACATCTCCAGCCATTACATTGGGTGCTCTAGGCTCCAACTTGTTTACCCACCCAACGTTTAACTCTTCAAACTTTAGCTTGCACCAACCTGGATGATATTGCTGACGTAGCATAGctctgaaaaaatatattttattcacatgACACGAGATAAAATCCTTTATATGagatcaaaaatatattatgttcaataaaatatctcATTACACTAAATCATCGTATGTATATCAATATTTGTCCTTACTTTTTCAATAAAGCAGGATCTCTAGTAGCAAGATATTTTTGTAGCTCATGTATTCTGAAGAAAAACACGAGGTCCTCATTAGGGATGTACCACTTCTTGACCAACAGACGTCCTAATCGCAGAAAAGCGAGCCGCACTTTATGTATAACTAGCACCATGTGAGCTTTCGTACCCTCTCTGTGTCGCACAGTGCTGTGGCATAAAGGTAGAACCCAGCGAAGAATTTTCCTagaaaataaatcacattttaatCATGTCCGCGTATGATAATGCAAACGTTTTAGTTTTTTGCACTGAAATCATACAGACTACATAACAATATagtgattttttataataactatacgtgagacatactaaattaactaaaaatcacgtgtTACGTACATTATTGGAGAATAGCAGTTTCGAGTTCATAGAGCACGCATACGcagcgagtaaaccgtgattgcgtgagtaaaccgtgacttttatttaatttagtatagtgattaagtctttaactgccaatagaaaactgttgaaggcaaatcctc
Encoded proteins:
- the LOC118276895 gene encoding uncharacterized protein LOC118276895, which codes for MMKPKPHPQRRAAQEKFVKLEGVDGKIYTPGDFPHTPAGVTVGPDGRLYGPDGKLYFPTGNVIGPDGNIYGPDGKLIGPADMPHTPAGVTVGPDGKLYGPDGKLYFPTGNVIGPDGKIYGPDGKVIGPGDMPHTPAGVTVGPDGKLYGPDGKLYFPTGNVIGPDGKIYGPDGKVIGPGDMPRTPAGVTVGPDGKLYGPDGKLYFPTGNVIGPDGNIYGPDGKLIGPADMPHTPAGVTVGPDGKLYGPDGKLYFPTGNVIGPDGKIYGPDGKVIGPGDMPHTPAGVTVGPDGKLYGPDGKLYFPTGNVIGPDGKIYGPDGKVIGPGDMPRTPAGVTVGPDGKLYGPDGKLYFPTGNVIGPDGKIYGPDGKVIDPGDLPHTPAGVTVGPDGKLYGPDGKLYFPTGIVIGPDGKIYGPDGMLLGPPGETEQQRQRRLAEAEAHRKYEENERRRLGDKEYFRRQEERLRREMGGDGSGKYRGGALGADYDKEHESALDILHEQLQAHGPELLYQQPQTVLTHAQASEWLSCPVPVKVDKLVKDAGDTARLHKKIEKKLNALVIDVTPPDLIDCMQDVVIEGARRLSEYFISKSYNALVKDTLISEMQKRGNEILSEVDGAAETYFFAAQRLKKADTLEVREPCYRVASDINKKLDDMIKARPLPRKLNLIMKDHNKDASNFLSAMVTKPDDAIEAYVALLDEMEAVGDSNLVEGANPKTHKEAADYLRQLTSTTDKINRPNPSMQTEIQNNLKKLLDHVPPSGYSPVVMNCVIAETAGLLTSYIMLHGAKTAALKDLVLDMKQAGDSALLRHGPVRKSFKEGAELLRGKKIDELVVSNPDPVVARKIQIKLGNLMEIGCGCIVDDMKDVIEEATMYLAVHLLEPQVIQVCKCYKNVFVQCELGCEEILRRVGRPGCTCPRHVSVQALQDLVPGEILLATSDGSRIFAPGVDITIHPCPRMAKHKRDDSPAAPRPCPTVSPSSGCQSRTPTTSYAMYSTSQKRFGYDSLQASAGSSNSLPLTQMSFSPLQLSGRSSPVKSLLQDIHSSNVNFYQQQQEQMQTYEAESQNRLRSDPSVSYFSSASNYNFGESPRSESPVDTCLSPEYPSPMISNFHISDTSKITQAKSTYSSRTPIISTDQMADWHAMMVSLMWNMQAWRDWIQEIFEHALSYHNTPSTRDTWSSFQRRITTEALQWRQYSMFCHQLTTRLHIRYKDREFVSPTRTTVQTKTYIACQEEMLKIIEMFNKWTKWLTLVVKETNTLQEMSGADVPLHQTRWTHLKIKLEGYAKDWSKYNMFLKGSWEKKYSSVIEDYLPEWKKSEAVWVVSACGAVPSGAVAAGVFDGEVTWVARTTHKCKVLPAALYPSKHCCLVYADGIVHKYTKYQVMCNAEVRWVAWRGGSVGARAVEVAPGVYVGRVQHRGNHLLGAVHAPHYRCHVVFFGRPFAFNNYELLMLVGRSVEETLP